The sequence below is a genomic window from Shinella zoogloeoides.
CAAGGCCAAGCGTGAACTCGGCATCGATGCGCGCCGGCAGTCCGCCCGGCAGATCCTGCAGACACTGCCTTTCGGCGTGCTCGCCATCCGCAGCCATGTTGATGTGGATACGGAAATCGGCATCGCCAATATCGAAGGCGTGCTCGAAACCCGCGAGGCGCTGCGCGATCTCGTGGATGTGCAGGTCGTCGCCTTCCCGCAGAGCGGCATGCTGCCGCGCGAGGGCACGCTCGACCTGATGGATGCGGCGATGCGCGCCGGCGCCGACATTGTCGGCGGCATCGATCCCGCCACCATCGACCGCGACCCCGTGCGCCATCTCGACGCCATCTTCGCGCTGGCCGACCGGCATGGGAAACCGATCGACATCCACCTGCACGAGCTTGGCGAGCTCGGCGCCTTCTGCCTTGAGCTCATGATCGAGCGCACCCGCGCCCTTTCGATGCAGGGCCGCGTGATGGTGAGCCATGCCTATTGCCTCGGCATGCTGGAGCCCTCCCGCCAGCAGGGCCTGATCGAGGCGCTGGCGGCGGAACGGATCGCGGTGATGACGGTCGGCAGCCCCGCGGCCCCTGCCTTGCCGCTGTGCCTGATGCGGCAATGCGGCCTCACGGTCGCCTCCGGCTCGGACGGCATCCAGAACACCTGGGAACCGTGGGGCAACGGCGACATGCTGGAACGGGCCAAATATCTCGCCCAGCGCAACGGCATGACCAACGACGCCGACCTTGCCGAGACCGCCCGCATCTGCACTTTCGGCGGTGCCGAGGCCATGGGCCTTGCCGGCTACGGCCTTTCCGATGGCGATGCCGGCGATCTCGTCCTGGTGCCCGCCCGCACGCTTGCCGAAGCGGTCGCGCTGACGCCGCAAAAGCGCACCGTCATTCGCCGTGGCCGCATCCTCGGGCGTGATGGCGTGCTAGTCGAAGACCTTTTTGCCGACGCCAAAACACATGCGTGAAAGGCGAAATATCGCATACAATAATGGCTTAGAACTGGCCTTCGAGCGTGCGATCTCGACACCGGATGCAGGAAGGCCGCAGAGGGAACGATGGAGATCCGCAGCGCAAAAACTTCCCGCATAACCGGCTCAATCCCGCGGAGGCCGTCATATGTCACTTTTATTTGCCGGACACCTCTTCCTCGGCAAGGGAACGCACGTCGGCGAGATAGCGCTGCAGGCGCGCGGCATTGTCGGGAAGATCGGGCCGCGCTGCCGCCCAGCCGATGTAGGTGAGCGCCCGCAGCAGCAGGAACAGCGGCAGGTGCTCGACGGACGCGCTCGCCTGCGGCCGCACAGTCATGTAGCCCTCCAGCAGCGCAGCGCGAAATGCTGGATAGTCCGGTTCGCGGCGGTTGCGCAGCAAGGTCGTCGCGAGGTCGAACAGGCGAAAGCCGAAGCCGCAATCGTCGAAATCGATGAAGGCGACCGCGCCTTTGCGCACAAAAATGTTCTCACGCACGATATCGGCATGGATCAGGCCGTAGTCGAGGCTCGGCGCGATCGCCGCCAGCCGGGCGGAAAGCGTCGCGCGAAGATCCGTCAGGTAGGCCGCGTCTTCGGCCGACAGCGCCGGACAATCCCAGAACCGCCCCCAGAACGGCGTATCGCCAAGGAGGCCGGCTGCGTCCCAGGCCGGGCGCTCGAAACCCGGAGGCTGCCGGAAGGCATCGGCCGCGCCATGCAGAAGCGCCATCTCTCGGCCAACGGCACGGAAGATCGCGGGCAGGTCGCGGCCCTCGCCGGCTAGGGGAATACCGGTCTCCCCGAGCGGCTCGCCCTCCACCCAGCCGATCAGGTCGGCATAATACGGCCCGTCGCCGAAGGCCACCAGCAGCGCGCCGCTGGCAGCCGGGATCGGCTGCGGCACGGCCAGCCCCCTGTCGCGCAAACTTGCCATGAAGGCGAGTTCGGAGCCGAGCGCCGCAGGCGAATGATAGGCAGGGCGGTGCAGCCGGAGCGCGGCGGGCTCGCCCCAGGCCAGCCTCACCTTGAAGACCGCGTTTTCGCGGTACTTGATGAGCTCCGGCACCTGATCCGGCAAATCCCAGTGGGAAAGCGCGGCGATGGCCCGGGCCGTCAGGGTTGCGACGATGCCGTCCATCGGCTCAAAGCCCGGCCAGCACGTCGTCGAGCGTTGCGAGCATCAGGTCGGCATTGTCCTTCGAGAAAGGCATGGGCGGGCGGATTTTCGTGGCATTCTGATGGATGCCGAGCTTGCCCATCAGCACGCCGCGTTCGCGCATGCCGTTGATGACGCGGGTGGCGACATCGGATGCCGGCGTTTTCTCCTCCCGGTCGAGCACCAGTTCGGCGCCGAAGAACAGGCCGCTGCCGCGCACATTGCCGATCAGCGCATGCTTTTCGCCAAGCTTCTGCAGGCCCGCGCGGGCATAGGCGCCGACGTGAAGCGCGTTCTCCTGCAGCTTTTCCGCCTCCAGGACGTCGAGCACCGCCATGGCGGCTGCGCAGGAGACGGGATTGCCTCCGAACGTATTGAAGTAGCGGAAGGCCTTGCGGAAGGCGTTCAGCGTCTCGCTCCCGGCGACGACCCCGCCGACCGGATGGCCGTTGCCCATCGGCTTGCCGAGGGTGACGATATCGGGAACGATGCGCGCCTTCTGGTGGCCCCACATATGGCTGCCGGTCCGGCCGAAGCCGGGCTGCACCTCATCGCAGATGACGAGACCGCCGGCTTTTCTGACCGCCGCGACGGCGGGAGCGAGGAAGTCTTCCGGAAGGTCCGGAAATCCCTCGTTGGCGAAGAACGGATCGATGATCAGGGCGGAAAAGCCGAAGGAACTTTCCGCGAGCGAGGCGATCGCCTCCTCCACTTTCGCCGCCCAGGCGTTTGCGAAGGCTTGGCCGCCCTCCCCGCCGAGCGGGCGGTAGGCGTCCGGGGCCGGAACATGGCGCACATGGCCGCCATAGCCGCCGACCGGCGGCATGCGGGTCGAAAGCTGCGACACCGCCGTCGTGTTGCCGTGATAAGTGAAGTCGGTCGCGATCACCCCGGTCTTGCCGGTCACCGCCTGCGCCATGCGCAGCGCCACGTCGTTCGCCTCGCTGCCGGTGCAGGTGAGGATCGCCGAGTCGAGGCTCCTGTCGAAGGTAGACGTCAGGCGCTCGACATAGTCGAGGATGCCTTCGTGCAGGTAGCGGGTGTGGGTGTTCAGCATCGAGGCCTGCCGGCAGATCGCCTCCACCACATGGGGATGGCAATGGCCGACATGCGGCACGTTGTTGTAGCAGTCGAGATATTGCCGCCCATCCGCATCCCACAGCCACACGCCCTCGCCCTTCACCAAGTGGACCGGATCGTGATAGAAGAGCGACATGTTGCGGCCGAGCAGCTTTTCACGGCGGGCGCGCAGGGTTTTGGTGTCGGTCATCGGCATACCCCCCTTTGCCCTGCCGGGCATCTCCCCCTCAAGGGGGGAGATTGGATGGAGCACTGTTTCGCCCGTCTCCAGCGCTGCTGTCTGAGTGAGGTTTGCGCCCCTTGCCGATCTCCCCCCTTGAGGGGGAGATGCCCGGCAGGGCAGAGGGGGGTGGCAACGCCCATCGCCCTCACCCCTGAGCCGCCGAAAGCCCGGCATCCAGCGCCGAGACGATCTTCTGCACATCGGCAGCGGTGATGACGAGCGGGGGGGAGATGATGACATTGGCGCCGGAAGTGCGGACCATGACGCCGGCCTCGTAGGCGGTGTCGTAGACCCTCTGCACCACGTCCTTGGCGGCGGGGCTCTTCCTGGTATGGTCGGAGACGAGCTCCAGCGCCGCCATCAGCCCCAGGCCGCGCACGTCGCCGACAAGCTCGTGCTTTTCCTTCAGCCCTTCGAGGCCCGCCATCAGTTCGACGCCGCGGGCGGCGGCGTTGGCAGCGGTGTTGGCTTTCGCCGTCTCCTTCAGCGTCGCGAGCGCCGCCGCCGCGCCGACCGGATGGCCGGAATAGGTGTAGCCATGGCCGATGGCGCCGAAACTGTCCTTGTTGCTCTCGAAGACGCTCGCCACCTTGTCGCAGATCATCACCGCGCCGAAGGGGAAGTAGCCGTTGGTGATGGCCTTGGCGGTCGTCATCATATCGGGTTTCACGCCCCAGCCGCGCGAGCCGGTCCAGGCGCCGGTGCGGCCGAAGGCGGTAATCACCTCGTCGGCGATGAGCAGGATGCCGTGCCTGTCGCAGATGGCGCGCATCAGCGGCATGAAGGTCTCGTGCGGCACGATCACGCCGCCCGCACCCAGCACCGGCTCCATGATGAAGGCCGCGATGGTATCGGCGCCCTGGAAGGCGATCTCGTCCTCGAACTGGCGGGCGATGGCCGCGGCGATCTCGGCCGGGTCGGTCGTGTTGAACGGGTTGCGGTAGGGATAGGGCGCGGCGAGATGGAAGACGCCGGGCAGCAGCGGCTCGTAGTTGCGCCGGAAGTTGGCGTTGCCGTTGACCGAGGCGCCGCCGAAATGCGTGCCGTGATAGCCTTTTTTCAACGCCACGAACTTGGTGCGCTCCGGCTGGCCGTTGATCTTGTGGAACTGGCGGGCGAGGCGCAGCGCCGTTTCCACCGAATCCGAGCCGCCCGAGGTGAAAAAGGAGCGCGTCAGCCCGTCTTCCTTGAAGAATTCCGCAAGTTCATAGGACAGTTCGATTAGCGGCGAATTGGTCGTGCCCCGGAAGGTGGAATAGTAGGGCAGCGCATCGAGCTGGTCGCGGATCGCCTGCTTCACCGGCTCGCAGGAATAGCCGAGATTGACGTTCCACAGGCCGCCCACGGCGTCCAGCACCTTGTTGCCGTGGATATCGACCACCTCGACGCCCTCCCCCGCATTGATGATACGCGGCGGCTTGGCCTGCATCTCGGCCGGGTGCGCCATGGGATGCCAGAGGTGGCGGGCGTTATTCTCGATCAGGAAGTTAGAATCGCGCATGGGATGTCCTTTCAAATTCCAAGCATTTTGAGTGCCTGCGCATAGCTTTCCGCAGGCCGGGTCACGTCGAAATGCACATGGGGAAGGTTCACGGCCGCCGCGCCCTCGATGTTCTTCTTCTGGTCATCGACGAAGACGCAGTCGGCGCGCTCGAGGCCGAGTTCGGCAAGCACCTGCTCGTAGGCGCGCGGATCGGGCTTCAGGATCTTCGTGTAGGTGGCATCGACGATCACGTCGAAAAGCTCGATGAGCGGAAAGCGCTTACGGAACTCCACGCCGTAGAAGAGGTCGAGCTCATTGGAGAGGATGGCGAGCTTCAGTCCCGCTTCCTTTGCCTTGAGGATCGCGTCGCGCGCCTCGGGGCGCAGCACCAGTTCCGCATCCGCCCCGCGCGCCCGCTGCACGAAGGTCTTCATGTCGGTCCAGTCCTCGCCGAGCAGCGCGCCGACCTCGCGGGTGCGCGTCATCCAGTAGTCGCGTTCGGTGATTTCGCGCGCCTGCATCGACACCCAAAGCGGATCGGTGGAAGGGTCGAACGGACCGCGCCAGGTGAGCGAACCGGCGGGCAGGCCCAGCGCCCGCTCGGTGATACCGTGCGTTTCGAACAGCGTGCGGGTGACGACCCCGCCGAAATCGAGGATAAGCGCTTTGGTCATGCCGGGCGGCCCTTCTCGACGATACCCTCGGCGACCCAGCGGTCGAAGACCTCCATCGCCCTGAGAGCGAATTCCGGGGCGTTGATATGGGCATCCACCTCTTCAAAGGCGGCCGAAGACGGCACCGCCTTGCGCATCTCCTCCAGGAAGGCGTCGAGCGCCGCCGGCTCGTGCAGCGGCTCACCCTGCCGGTCCCACTCCTGGATGCCCTGCACCGGCAAAAGGAAGGCAACGGGCGCGGTGGCGCTTTTCAGCTTGGCGGCCACGATATGCGCCACCTCCCTTCGCTGCTGCGGCGAGACGGTGACGGAGGCGATCAGCCGGTTGTGGGCGTGGTAGGGCCGGCCCTCGAAGCGGGCGGGCGTTTCCTGCCAGGCGGGCATGTCCACCATGTCGACCGCGCCGGGCGCGACGATCTGCGGAATGCCGGCGCGGCCGGCATTTTCCAGGCGGTCCGGCCCCGAGGTGACGACCGAACCGTTTTCCGCATTGGTGACTTCCTGGATGCAGAAATCGAAGACGGCAGCGAACTCCCTGCGCGCTGCGACCGCCTCGTAGGCCCGCCCGCCCATGCCGGTGGCGTGGAAGACCGCGACGTCATAGCCGCGTTTTTCCAGTTCCGGCTTCAGCACCTTCATGTATTTGAGGCAGGAGGAGCCGAGCGAGGTCATGCCGATCAGCGGGCGCGCGCCGCCCGGCTTCTCGACGGCCTTCGCCGCCCCCACGACGGCGCCCGCCGCTTGCGACAGCACCGCCCGGCAGATCGGGTTCAACCCGTAGAGCCCGCCCGCCCACAGGATCATCATCAGGTCCGGCGCGATGCGCTCGGGCGGCAGGAGATGGGAATAGGCAATGGTGGAGACGATGAACTTCGGCACGCCGAGCGGCAGCACGGCGGCGACGTCAAGCGCAAGATCGGTGCCGAGCGAGCCGCCGAGCGCGATCATGCCATCCACCTCTCCGGCATCGCAGAGCCCGCGCAC
It includes:
- a CDS encoding amidohydrolase, producing MARDILIRNARPLGGAPVDLVIRDGCFGTAGGALPTQEIDAAGHIALPGLVEAHTHLDKTLIGMDWFENRVGPTRNHRILADRKAKRELGIDARRQSARQILQTLPFGVLAIRSHVDVDTEIGIANIEGVLETREALRDLVDVQVVAFPQSGMLPREGTLDLMDAAMRAGADIVGGIDPATIDRDPVRHLDAIFALADRHGKPIDIHLHELGELGAFCLELMIERTRALSMQGRVMVSHAYCLGMLEPSRQQGLIEALAAERIAVMTVGSPAAPALPLCLMRQCGLTVASGSDGIQNTWEPWGNGDMLERAKYLAQRNGMTNDADLAETARICTFGGAEAMGLAGYGLSDGDAGDLVLVPARTLAEAVALTPQKRTVIRRGRILGRDGVLVEDLFADAKTHA
- a CDS encoding phosphotransferase enzyme family protein; this translates as MDGIVATLTARAIAALSHWDLPDQVPELIKYRENAVFKVRLAWGEPAALRLHRPAYHSPAALGSELAFMASLRDRGLAVPQPIPAASGALLVAFGDGPYYADLIGWVEGEPLGETGIPLAGEGRDLPAIFRAVGREMALLHGAADAFRQPPGFERPAWDAAGLLGDTPFWGRFWDCPALSAEDAAYLTDLRATLSARLAAIAPSLDYGLIHADIVRENIFVRKGAVAFIDFDDCGFGFRLFDLATTLLRNRREPDYPAFRAALLEGYMTVRPQASASVEHLPLFLLLRALTYIGWAAARPDLPDNAARLQRYLADVRSLAEEEVSGK
- a CDS encoding aspartate aminotransferase family protein, translating into MTDTKTLRARREKLLGRNMSLFYHDPVHLVKGEGVWLWDADGRQYLDCYNNVPHVGHCHPHVVEAICRQASMLNTHTRYLHEGILDYVERLTSTFDRSLDSAILTCTGSEANDVALRMAQAVTGKTGVIATDFTYHGNTTAVSQLSTRMPPVGGYGGHVRHVPAPDAYRPLGGEGGQAFANAWAAKVEEAIASLAESSFGFSALIIDPFFANEGFPDLPEDFLAPAVAAVRKAGGLVICDEVQPGFGRTGSHMWGHQKARIVPDIVTLGKPMGNGHPVGGVVAGSETLNAFRKAFRYFNTFGGNPVSCAAAMAVLDVLEAEKLQENALHVGAYARAGLQKLGEKHALIGNVRGSGLFFGAELVLDREEKTPASDVATRVINGMRERGVLMGKLGIHQNATKIRPPMPFSKDNADLMLATLDDVLAGL
- a CDS encoding aspartate aminotransferase family protein, whose product is MRDSNFLIENNARHLWHPMAHPAEMQAKPPRIINAGEGVEVVDIHGNKVLDAVGGLWNVNLGYSCEPVKQAIRDQLDALPYYSTFRGTTNSPLIELSYELAEFFKEDGLTRSFFTSGGSDSVETALRLARQFHKINGQPERTKFVALKKGYHGTHFGGASVNGNANFRRNYEPLLPGVFHLAAPYPYRNPFNTTDPAEIAAAIARQFEDEIAFQGADTIAAFIMEPVLGAGGVIVPHETFMPLMRAICDRHGILLIADEVITAFGRTGAWTGSRGWGVKPDMMTTAKAITNGYFPFGAVMICDKVASVFESNKDSFGAIGHGYTYSGHPVGAAAALATLKETAKANTAANAAARGVELMAGLEGLKEKHELVGDVRGLGLMAALELVSDHTRKSPAAKDVVQRVYDTAYEAGVMVRTSGANVIISPPLVITAADVQKIVSALDAGLSAAQG
- a CDS encoding HAD family hydrolase, coding for MTKALILDFGGVVTRTLFETHGITERALGLPAGSLTWRGPFDPSTDPLWVSMQAREITERDYWMTRTREVGALLGEDWTDMKTFVQRARGADAELVLRPEARDAILKAKEAGLKLAILSNELDLFYGVEFRKRFPLIELFDVIVDATYTKILKPDPRAYEQVLAELGLERADCVFVDDQKKNIEGAAAVNLPHVHFDVTRPAESYAQALKMLGI
- a CDS encoding Tm-1-like ATP-binding domain-containing protein, translated to MSASARLPRIVVIGTGDTKSEELLFMADVIGKAGGMPVMIDVSILGDPPYVPDRSRHDIAAAAGTTITAILDSGDENSAMASMSKGAVEIVRGLCDAGEVDGMIALGGSLGTDLALDVAAVLPLGVPKFIVSTIAYSHLLPPERIAPDLMMILWAGGLYGLNPICRAVLSQAAGAVVGAAKAVEKPGGARPLIGMTSLGSSCLKYMKVLKPELEKRGYDVAVFHATGMGGRAYEAVAARREFAAVFDFCIQEVTNAENGSVVTSGPDRLENAGRAGIPQIVAPGAVDMVDMPAWQETPARFEGRPYHAHNRLIASVTVSPQQRREVAHIVAAKLKSATAPVAFLLPVQGIQEWDRQGEPLHEPAALDAFLEEMRKAVPSSAAFEEVDAHINAPEFALRAMEVFDRWVAEGIVEKGRPA